Genomic window (Streptomyces sp. NBC_00078):
GACGGAACGATCCTGCGGCGCAAGAACATCCCCCGGGGCATCCCCGCCTACGTCGCGGCCAGAATCATCTACAGCACCGTGACCTCGTTCGTGTCCATGCTGCCCCTGCTGATCGTGGTCTTCGCCACCGGTGCGGATCTCCCCGCCGGCGTCTGGGACGTCGTCCTCGCCGTGATCGTCATCATGACCGGTGGCGCCGCACTGGTCCCCCTGGGCATCGCCATCGGCGCGCTCCTGCCCAACCCTCGCGAAGCGGTCGCGATGGTCTCCTTCCCGTTCATGATGATCGCTGGGATCTCAGGGGTCCTCACCCCCAACCAGGGCCTTCCGAACTGGCTGAACTACATCGCCGACATCTTCCCCCTCGCCTGGATGACCCGTGGCACGCGCGACGCCTTCGCCGGGCACCTGCACACTTTCCCTGCGTGGATCTTCGTCCTCGTGTGCGCCGTGTGGCTGGCCGCCGGATCGCTGTTGGCCGTCCCCCTGATGCGCACCATGGTCCGCAAGCAGACCGGCGCCTCTCTGATCAGGCGCAAGGACAAGGCGACCGTCGCCTGACCGCCTCCCTTTCCGTCCGCACCACGAACACAAGGGACACCGCTGTGCCGAAAACGACCCTTATATACCCATTGCAGTCCGCCGACGTGGGCCCCATGGCCGCCTACGGACGACTCGCCGAACGCTTCGGCATCCGGCTGTGGTGCGGACAGTCCATGCAGATCGAAACCCACGCCCTGTTCGCCGCCCTCACCGGGATGGGCGTCCAGGTCAGCTTCGGCACCTCCGTCGTCCTCACCCCCCTGCGCCACCCTTACCACGCCGCCGTCGAGGCCCGCAGTATCGCCGCGCTGTCCGGACAGCCCTTCACTGCCGGTTTCGGCCCCAGCGGAACAAGCTTCCAGACCAACATCTACGGCGCCAGACTCGACAAGCCGGTCGCCCACACCGCCGACTTCGTCACCAAGGTCAGAGCACTCCTGGACGGCACGCCCGTCGCCATGGCACCGGGCGGACCCGAGATGGAGCTCCTGCCCCTGGACGACACCCCCGACATCGAGGTCGGCATGGGCGTCCTGCGCCCCGCGATGGCACGGGCAGCCGGCCGCCACTCCGACGCCGCGATCACCTGGCTCACCCCGCCCGGTCTCCTCTCGGACCACCTCGTGCCCGCCGCCGACGAAGCCGCTCGCGAAGCGGACCGCAAAGCGCCGCGGTTCGTCACCGTGGTGCAGGTCGCCGTCACCCGCCCCGGACGCGACATGGACCTCGTCGCCTACAACGGCACCCACCAGCACCTCTCGCTGCCCCACTACGTCGACATGCTCCAGCGCTCCGGTCTGCCTGTCGTGCACGGCGACCCCACCACCTCGGCCCGGACCCTTCTCGACGCAGGCGTCATCGTCACCGGCACCCCCGACGAGATCGCCGAAAAGCTCACCGTCTGGCACGACGCCGGGGCCGACGAAATCATCCTCAACACGTCCGGCGTCCTCATCACCGCGGGCCTGGGCGAAGCCCTCCGCGACACCACCGACATCCTCACCGCCGTGGCGGAACAGGCCGCCGGATGAGTACCCCGGCACCGGAGTTCACCGGCGAACGGCTCATCGTCATGGCCACCGGCGGCATCCAGACCACCCTCCTTCCCACCTGGCTGGACTGGTTGCGCACCCACTACCCCGCCACTCAGGTCCGCTGCGTGCTGACCCCCTCGGCCCTGCGGTTCACCACGCCCCTCGCCTGCTCGGTGTTCAGTGGCGGACGACCGCCGTTCACCGACACGTGGGATCAGGACATCGACCATGCCGTGCATGTGGAACTGGCCGAATGGAGCGACGGCATCATCGTCCACCCCGCCACGTTCCACACCGTCGCGCGCCTCGCCCTGGGCATCACCGACACCCCGATGACGCTGGCCCTGCAGTGCACGTCCGCCCCTGTCGTCATCTGCCCCGCGCTGCCGCCCGGCGGAGCTGACAGCCACGCCTACCGCTCGCACGCCGCCACCCTTGCCGAACGCTCGTACACCACCGTGTTGTCCCCGACCCAAGGAGTCAGCGCGGCCACGGGCCAGACCCAGATCGGCACCGCAGCGTTCTTCCCCCACGCCCTCACCGCGCTCCAGGACCTCAAGGAGACCCTGTGACGAACGGCGAAACGGTCGCCCAGTTCACCACCGGGATGGCCCAGACCACGGTGACCCGAACCGCCAAAGGGTTCCTCTGGGCACGCCGCCCCGGAAAGGACGTACGCACCGATCCCCACCACCAACCCGGCCCAGTACCCGAGGACTTCACCCACCGTGCGTCCGCTGCCTCCAGCGACCACTTCACGTTCGCCGTCCCCGGCACTTGGAACAGCGGCGCCTACGCCTGGAACGCCCCCGGCCAACGCAGCGCGGCACAGACCCTGTTGGACGGCACATCGCACGATCCCGACGCTTCGGCCCGGATCGCTCACACCTACGGTCGGCACCTCAAGACCTTTCACAGCACCGGCATCACCGCCGGCACCACCTACTCCGCCCCGCGCTACCCCACTCGGCTCGCCACCTGGATACGCACAGCGGGCGGAACCCGCGCGGCCCCCGCCTTCCACGGCATCCTGCGAGACGGTCTCGGCACACAACGCTGGAGCAAGCTCACCAGCTACACCCACGAGGCGACATCCCGGTCGGGACACCTGACCGTCGTCATCGGATGGGCAACCCTGGGAAGCCTCATCACCGCCGACGGCTCCGACGTCACACAACCTGTGGCCCTGCTCTGCGGCCCCGAAGGCGCCCTCGCCGCACCAGAAATCGACGTCGGCTGCGTCCTGGGCGAACTCCACGAGATCGCCGCGTCCCTCACCGCCCGCGCCATGCCCAGCCAGCCGGTCACCGCATGGCGCGACGCGCTGCTGAGCGGCTACGGAACACCACTGGACACCGCCAGAACAGCACGGACAGCCGTCGTCCGGATCGCCACCCACGCCCACGACTTCGCTGCGTACGTGGGATTCCACACCGAACTCCACACCTACGTCGGCATGCTCGCCGACCTGCTGGACAACGAGGGAACGCAGACCACAGCCCAGGAGACCTGATGAGCCAGACCGCCGAGATACGGCTGCTCAAAGAAATCACCCGCCATCCCGCGGCGCTGACCATATCCCTACTCACCGGCCTGCTCTCGACTGCCGGATCCCTAGCCGTGCCCCTGATCACCCGCCAGGTCATCGCCGACGTGTCCGCCGGACGCTCAGTGAACTGGCTCGTAATCGGAGCCTTCGCCATCGCCCTGGCATCGGCCGCGGCCCAGGGTGGATCGGCCTATCTGCTCGCCCGCATCGGCTCTCACATGGTCTACCGCATACGCGTGGCCGTCATGAGCCACATCCTGCGCCTGCCCGTCCAGCACATCAAAGCCGAAGGAGCCGGAGCCCTCACCTCTCGAATCACCTCTGACGCGCTCATGCTGCGCCAGGTCATCGACGTCGGTCTTGCGCAGATGCCAGCCTCCGCACTGCTGGTGGCCGCCTCGATCGCCGCAATGGCCTGGCTGAACTGGCTGCTGACCCTCGTTTCGGCCGGTGTGTTCGCCTTGGTCGGGATAGCCATCGTATTCATGTTCAAGTGGATCAAAGCCAACGCGATCGAACAGCAGACGGCGCTCGGAAGCATCGCCGGACGCTTCTCCTCCCACCTCGACGCCATCACCACCATCAAGGCGTCGAGCGCCGAGGACACTGTCGAAGAGGACCTGTCCCGCGAAGCGGACCGCGTACGGCGCATCGGCCTGACCGGCGACGTCCTGCAAGCGGCGATTCTGCCCGTCCTCGCCGGCGGGCAGCAGGTCGCATTGCTTGCCATCATCCTCGTCGGAAGCGTCCAGATGTCCCACGGCACACTGAGCGTCGCCTCCTTCTCCGCCTTCGTCCTCTACCTGCTGCAACTGGCTGCCCCGGTCATGCTCCTGTTCACCGGATTCGGACGGCTGCGCATCGGACAGGCCGTCAAGGACCGCTTCAACGTCCTGCTCGCCACACCGCGCGAACAGGACGGCCGGCAACCGGCGACGCGCCTCCCCGAAACCCGCGACAACACCGGCATCGTGTTCGACAAGGTCTCCTACGGCTATCCGGGCACTGAGCAACAGGCCATCACCGATCTGTCGTTCTTCGTACCGCGTCATGGCCTGACAACCTTGGTCGGCCCGTCCGGCGCGGGCAAGAGCACCGTGCTGTCCCTGATAGAGCGCTTCGCCACCGCCCAACAGGGGCACATCTACATACTCGGCACCGACATCCACGCCTGGTCACTCCACGACCTCCGCCGGAACATCACCTATGTCGACCAGGCGTTCACGCTCCTGCAGGCGAGCGTCCGCCAGAACCTGTCCGTCCAGCGCAAAGAGCCCATCGCCGACGCTGAACTGTGGGACGCACTCGGATCCGTGGGCCTGACGGCCGCCGTCGCAGCGCTCCCCGAGCAACTAGACACGGTCATCGGCGCGGAAACAGACCTTTCAGGAGGCCAGCGCCAGCGTCTCGCGCTCGCGCGAGCCCTGCTCTCGGACACCGAGCTGGTCATCCTGGACGAACCCACCAGCCAGCTCGACGGAATCAACGAAGACCGCTTCCGCTCCATCATCGAGGACCTGGCCCGCACAAGGGCGGTCCTCGTAGTGGCCCACCGCCTGTCCACCGTCCGCAGCGCCAGACACGTGATCATGCTGGACGAGGGTGGCCTGGTGAAGGAAGGCCCTCATGACGTCCTGCTGGAGAACTGCGAACCGTACCGAGAACTGCACGCGGCACAGACTCTGACGTAACGGAAATCTCCCCCTGACAGCGAGGGGGCTTTCCTGTGCTTCCGGCCTCCGGTCCTGATTGCGGACCCATCGATCGGAGGGACCGAACTTCACGACCGAAGAGAACTCGTACGAAGGATGCTCTGTGACCAGTGATCAGGTAGTCATGCTACTGATCGACACCGCTCTGATCATCCTGCTCGCCAGGGCCCTCGGCGCCGTGGCACACCGACTCGGCCAGCCCCCAGTCGTGGGTGAGGTACTCGCAGGGATCCTTGTGGGCCCGACGTTGTTCCACGGCGCCGTGGCCGACCACCTCTTTCCGGTTGAGGTACGGCCCTCTCTGAACGCACTGGCCACGGTCGGCGTCGCGGTGTTCATGTTCTTCGTCGGGCTCGAACTCGACGGTGCGCTGGTCCGAGGCAAAGGCCGCGCGGTCGTCACGGTGTCGCTCAGCTCGATCACGTTGCCGTTCTGCCTCGGCGTCGCGCTGGCCCTCTATCTGGCCACCCGTCACACCGTCCCGAACCGCCTTGGCTTCGTGCTGTTCATCGGCGCTGCCGTATCGGTGACCGCCTTCCCGGTGCTGGCGCGAATTCTGGCCGACCGGAGCCTCCTCCGCACCCAATTCGGCGGGCTCGCGCTCGCCTGCGCAGCAGTCGGCGACGTGCTGGCCTGGGTCATACTCGCCGTCGTCGTGGCCCTCACCGATTCTGGTCACGGCGGCCAGTTCCGCATGCTCTTGCTGATCCCTTATGTGGCGTTGATGCTGTTCCTGGTCAGACCGCTGCTGCATCGGCTGGGAACCACCCAGGAGAGTACGGCGACGCTGACCCTCGGAGCCATCGGTACCGTGCTCGCCGGACTGCTGCTGTCCGCGAGCCTGACCGAGTGGATGGGCCTGCATTTCATCTTCGGGGCGTTCCTGTTTGGCGCGGTCATGCCGAAGGAGGGGGCCGAGCGACTGCACGAAGCACTGACGCAGCAGATCGGCCGTGTGTCGGCCGTGCTATTGCTCCCGGTGTTCTTCGTGATCGCCGGCCTCAAAGTAGATCTGTCCGACCTGGACGCCTCTGGGCTGGGAGACCTCGCCCTGATCCTGGTCGCGGCAATCGGCGGGAAGTTCGCCGGCGTGTTCTCCGGCGCGAGAATCAGCGGGGTGGACAAGCGGGAGTCGGCTGCTCTCGCCACCCTCATGAACACGCGGGGACTGACCGAGCTGATCGTTCTCAGCGTCGGCCAACAACTCGGTGTGCTAGACGGCAAACTGTATTCGCTGATGGTCGCGATGGCCGTTCTGACCACCGTCATGACCGGTCCTCTGCTGCGGCTGATCTGGCCCGCACCCGATCGGCGACGTGGCTTCGACTCCGCGGCCGTGCACTCAACCGTGCCTGAACCCGCCGCCCTTGCGGTGGAGCGTCTGAACCGCTCGTAAGAGAGCCGACGATAGACATTCACACCGGGACATGTCAGGGGCGTCGTTCGAGGACAGGCTCGGGCGATTGTTCTCGAGCAGCACGGGGCATTGCAGTTCTCTTCGGCTCCTCCCGTTCAGCCAGAGCGAAGTCTTGAGCGCAGTGCCGGTTCCCCAGATGCCGCCGTTCAGGCACACACCGGGCGCCGGACCTGTGGGTCTACAAGGAGGACCGCAAGCCCTCCAGGACACGGGAGAGCAGGGTCGTATCCGGCTCGCCGGCCTCGACTGCGGCTCGTCCGTCGGCGTGCCACTTCCCTAGTCGTTGGTGCCAGGCGGCCTCGGCGCACACGACCTCGGTGCGGATGTCTGCGAGGGCCAGATCGGTTTCCGTGCGCAGCCGTACGAGGTCGGCGGGTGTCAGGCGCAGGGTGCGGACGGCGAACGTGCCCTCGGTGCGGCGGGGGACGGTCAGCTCTACGCATCGCTCTGGATCGGCGACTCCCGCGAGCTCGTCTTCGGGCAGCAGCCGCAGGGTCAGCACGCCGGGACCGCCAGCTCCGCCCAGACGGTCTTGCCCCAGCGCATTTCGTCGTAGCCCCAGCGGTGTGACAGCGCGTCGACCAGTACCAGGCCGCGCATCGGCGACGTACGCCTCGATCGACTCAACGTCGGCCACCTGGTGGAGGTGTTCGACGCAATAGCCGACGACAACGAAGTGATCGCAGCCGAGAACGAGGCCCGCCGCGAGCAGATAGCCCGCTGCAAGCCGAGCAAGCCCGGCCGCCCCATAGGAGCCGAACGGAAGCTGCTCGCGGCCGAACGCGCCAAGCTCGCCGAGATGAAGCCGTTCCGGAAGATCACCGGCCCGGCCACCCGGCAGGCGATCCGCCGCACCCTGCGCGCGGCCCTGAACTCCGCGATCGCCCAACAGCTCATCACCTTCAACCCGGC
Coding sequences:
- a CDS encoding ABC transporter permease — protein: MTITRLAWNKAAVDLRMTFTSPKDLFNIFVFVILMLAAGFAQWNHRTIVLLGGMSLMPAVGAMLSIPSLIALEKTDGTILRRKNIPRGIPAYVAARIIYSTVTSFVSMLPLLIVVFATGADLPAGVWDVVLAVIVIMTGGAALVPLGIAIGALLPNPREAVAMVSFPFMMIAGISGVLTPNQGLPNWLNYIADIFPLAWMTRGTRDAFAGHLHTFPAWIFVLVCAVWLAAGSLLAVPLMRTMVRKQTGASLIRRKDKATVA
- a CDS encoding cation:proton antiporter gives rise to the protein MTSDQVVMLLIDTALIILLARALGAVAHRLGQPPVVGEVLAGILVGPTLFHGAVADHLFPVEVRPSLNALATVGVAVFMFFVGLELDGALVRGKGRAVVTVSLSSITLPFCLGVALALYLATRHTVPNRLGFVLFIGAAVSVTAFPVLARILADRSLLRTQFGGLALACAAVGDVLAWVILAVVVALTDSGHGGQFRMLLLIPYVALMLFLVRPLLHRLGTTQESTATLTLGAIGTVLAGLLLSASLTEWMGLHFIFGAFLFGAVMPKEGAERLHEALTQQIGRVSAVLLLPVFFVIAGLKVDLSDLDASGLGDLALILVAAIGGKFAGVFSGARISGVDKRESAALATLMNTRGLTELIVLSVGQQLGVLDGKLYSLMVAMAVLTTVMTGPLLRLIWPAPDRRRGFDSAAVHSTVPEPAALAVERLNRS
- a CDS encoding LLM class flavin-dependent oxidoreductase; its protein translation is MQSADVGPMAAYGRLAERFGIRLWCGQSMQIETHALFAALTGMGVQVSFGTSVVLTPLRHPYHAAVEARSIAALSGQPFTAGFGPSGTSFQTNIYGARLDKPVAHTADFVTKVRALLDGTPVAMAPGGPEMELLPLDDTPDIEVGMGVLRPAMARAAGRHSDAAITWLTPPGLLSDHLVPAADEAAREADRKAPRFVTVVQVAVTRPGRDMDLVAYNGTHQHLSLPHYVDMLQRSGLPVVHGDPTTSARTLLDAGVIVTGTPDEIAEKLTVWHDAGADEIILNTSGVLITAGLGEALRDTTDILTAVAEQAAG
- a CDS encoding flavoprotein produces the protein MSTPAPEFTGERLIVMATGGIQTTLLPTWLDWLRTHYPATQVRCVLTPSALRFTTPLACSVFSGGRPPFTDTWDQDIDHAVHVELAEWSDGIIVHPATFHTVARLALGITDTPMTLALQCTSAPVVICPALPPGGADSHAYRSHAATLAERSYTTVLSPTQGVSAATGQTQIGTAAFFPHALTALQDLKETL
- a CDS encoding ABC transporter ATP-binding protein produces the protein MSQTAEIRLLKEITRHPAALTISLLTGLLSTAGSLAVPLITRQVIADVSAGRSVNWLVIGAFAIALASAAAQGGSAYLLARIGSHMVYRIRVAVMSHILRLPVQHIKAEGAGALTSRITSDALMLRQVIDVGLAQMPASALLVAASIAAMAWLNWLLTLVSAGVFALVGIAIVFMFKWIKANAIEQQTALGSIAGRFSSHLDAITTIKASSAEDTVEEDLSREADRVRRIGLTGDVLQAAILPVLAGGQQVALLAIILVGSVQMSHGTLSVASFSAFVLYLLQLAAPVMLLFTGFGRLRIGQAVKDRFNVLLATPREQDGRQPATRLPETRDNTGIVFDKVSYGYPGTEQQAITDLSFFVPRHGLTTLVGPSGAGKSTVLSLIERFATAQQGHIYILGTDIHAWSLHDLRRNITYVDQAFTLLQASVRQNLSVQRKEPIADAELWDALGSVGLTAAVAALPEQLDTVIGAETDLSGGQRQRLALARALLSDTELVILDEPTSQLDGINEDRFRSIIEDLARTRAVLVVAHRLSTVRSARHVIMLDEGGLVKEGPHDVLLENCEPYRELHAAQTLT